TTTCTACCTCAAAAATTTTGGTACTCttcacactattttactGTTATTCCCAGtattacacagttaataatcttattatatagttattcaTCTTATTACAGAGTTAATAATCTTATTATATGgttattcaaattattatatagttaatttagtagtaatataatattgtgtagAGATGTGTGAGATGGTGCAGAAGAGTAGGGACAGGATAGAGAATAAGCGGCTATTGCAGGATTTGAAGATTAAGAAGAACGTCATTGACACTAAACCCAAAGAAGTTAAAAAGGATTTCGTACAATTCGGTACCAAAAAACGAAATAAACACAGATAATCTCGTACACTATACATACTTTACggtgtatagtatatatacatgggtgtatagtatatagtacaTAGTATACATTGTATAGTGTATAGTGTATGGTGTATTTATATGAGATTGATTGGCATATTGAAATAATCATGAATTAGTCTGGCTTCACTTTCAGGTAAGAAATTACAAAGTTCCTTTAAACTTAATTCGCTCAAATGTAATAATGATTTGACCTAAAGacaattataatataataatttattactcTTGTCAAAATCAGTGAGAGGTTATGTGATGTCACTCCCGGAATATTCCTTAGAATCTTCAACGCATCACGGTTCTTTACAAATTCCGGCCTCTTCAGACCTATTACCGTCTCTTTTACTTCATTCTTTTCCACAGTTTCTGATGGCTCATCCTCATTATTGTCCAAGTTATCCTCAACGGTATCCTCAGGGTCCTTTGTCTCCACATTAGGCTCTGGATTTACATTTTCAACAGTAGTTTCCGCAGTTTCATCAGGTTTGGCTTCCTCAGGAGTGTCAACATTATCATCCGCCTTAGTATCGTCAGCATTGGCACTCTCAGTGGTGTCATCGGGATTACTTTCAGGAACTTCAGTAGTATTTTCAGCCCCAGGTTTCTCAGTTTCATCAggtatattaatattttcatcattATCTTCAGTATTAACATTGGCATTAGGATTAGAATTGGCATTAGAATTGGGAACCTCAGTTGTGGCATCAGCGTCTTCAACTTTAGCTTTAACAAGATCTTCAGTCTTAGTATCAATATTTGCAACAGAAGTTTCAGGTTTAAGATTTTCAGTCTTAATTTCCTCCACTTTGAGGCTGTGGTCGGTCTTGTTATCAGAAACGTTATCGGTAGTAGTTTCAGGTCTGGTTTCCAGTTTTTCAGACCTGTTTCTGAAGTTTTTAATGAGATAATCATTATTGATCAAGTCCGGCTCAGTTCTATTAGcctaaaaataagaataCAACGGTATCAAAATTACCTTGAGGTATTTGATAATGTTAGCTGAATGTTTCGGTGACGAGGACCAAATTAACCTCAATTTAGGAAAATTACAACATAAAATCACCAACCTAAtggataatttattgtgaatatgttaatagtgttgacTAATAACTAGGTAAGGGGTAAAAAGTACTTGATGTAGATGTAGTTATAGCCGCCTTTGGTGAATCCTGTGGATGGCAGGTGGAATAAATCTTCATCCTCAAAttcaattaataaaaatggaTTATTATACGCACTGCACATCTCACTTATCTACAACAAATCATACTATTTTACCTAGAGTACCAGGTAAGTGGTACCTAAAATACCTAAGATACtaaatagtaataactaAAGTACTAAGTATGTAGATACTTGTTTGGCGAGTCTGGCGTTATTGAGTGAGATCTGTAGGTCCATGAAACTTTTCCGTTCAATGCAGATATCCCTAGTAATAAGATAATCACCGATTTCAAGAACATTTGGCACGACGTTAATCCCTAAATTGAACAAATAAAAGGGTAATTTACAGTGCATTTCCCGTGTGTCAACAATAACCTGCCCTATCAAACTGGCTCTATTCAGCAAAATCCCCTCGTCTAATCTTACCACCTGTGATTTCTTCTCATTCTGCAGAGAACTCCAAGCGTCAACTTCAGATTTTAAACACTTTGCAAATCTGTGAGTTTCCAGACAATCCTTGTACGACAGCACGTGGACCTGGAGAAAGttcatcttcttcctcCTTAAATCACCTCTGGCAAATTTATGTGCACAGTAGTTCTCAATAGTTCTGAAAACATGAACATTTGGCGAGTAAATCAAGATTATGCAAGGATTCACATTCAGAAGTGTGGTCATGAGCCTGTCATACTTGTCAATTTTAGTGGTATTTATGTTACTGTAGGATTTCACAATGTACACCGAATTCTCTATATACTTGTCAAAATCCACTGTTATATCTATGTAGTTCATTAACTCATTCACATCTATTGGCTTctcatttattatactaaatacTTCATTATCAGATTCTGACTCCGATACATATCCACTCTCCAGCTCCTCTTCCTCATTTTCCCCATTATCCTCATTGTCAACTTTATCCTTATGCCTAATTTTATTGACGTTTGGAGTGTTATTGGTTTGGGGACTATTTGTATTATTGACATTGTTGAGAGACTTGAGCATCTCAACATTAACATCGGACTGTTCCAGCTGccttaataatattttatacagaTTGTAGATGTTgcttttatttaaaattttcttgTTGATATTAGTGTAGTATTCACTAATGAAGCTGCTGTTTTCTCTGGTATTAACACTGCTATCATGGTAGAGATTCGACTGTAGGTATTGGATTAGCCTGGTGAGATGGTAGTCTGGACACTTAAAATACTTTGTTAGGTAATCAACCAGGTAGAAATTCTCCACAATAATGACCACATTTCTCTTTAATTTCCTGCCGGAGTTGAAATGtttattaaaaaacattaaatgGGTTTTTTCAATTCGGACTAGTCTTCTTCTGCTAACACTTAAATTTAGATACTTCCGCTTCGTCTTCAACTTGTCCAAGTAATTCCGTATATAAAACTGATTGTAATGCTTATTCGGCACACGATCATAGATTTTATAGCGCTTGAAATTACTCTTTATTATCTGGACCAACTGCTCATTCGTTATCGGAGTTCTCAGGATATCCACGATGTACTCAAGCTTCAAATTCTTCTCTATATTCAATTCTATCTTATCATtctcaattttaaacaatcTACACATAATATAAGGTTTGTTCATAGgtatatgtatatgtatatgtatatgtatagaTATAGATATAGATATAGATATAGGTTTTAGGTAGTAGATAATAGGTATCTTGGGTATTAAGTACGGCCTAACTATAATAGTACTAACTGACTACTAAAACTGTTTACAAACCGTTCATTTGATTTTTTGAAGAGTTTAATGCCGTTTGGAGTGCAGACCCAGTTGGAGTTTTCAGTGATTATATTATCTAATTCTTCCAGAAAGGTAATTGGATCAGTGTAAAGCAGGTGATCTAATAATCTTCTAAACTTCAAGAGCACATCAATATAAAAATCTTTACTACTTAATTGTGTGTTTTGTGTCTTATTCTGCAAGTGATGATACACTTTAGTACTCTTCGCCTGTTTCCTCAGTAACCTAatcaataatttgttaGTGGTGTAgacaattttattcatgTCAACTTCATACTTTAGTCTCTTCATGCTTTGTACAATTGTCCAAATTATCTTCAGTATACTATTGTAGGCTTCTGAGGCGATTTCACTGAGTGGTAGTGACACTTCAAAGGTAACAGGCTGTACCAGAGTATCATTGAGTACATTTTCTATAGACTGGTGACATCTGGGAAATAAGTTAACATTTTTCGTAAAAACATTTTTCAGGCAATATGTCAAGTTGTGCCCTTTGAAACAGTGCACGTTATTGCTAATAGCCTTGACAAAGGCTACTTTGTTCCTCATCCGCAGTAGTCTAATCACAAACGCTATATTACAGTCCTCGGTAATTTGATGTGCATTCATCACCACAATGCCACCAATGATCTCTGGCAAGATTTTACTCGTCAAAATGTCATTCAGGAGTACTCTGGTGTTAATACAGAAGTAACCGCCATTAACATATAACTGCTGTCTAGAACTGGATACCACACTGCCGTCTATGAAGACTAATTTAGGTAACACCAGCTGGTCAGAATTGGCAGGAATCACTTTACAGTACTCTTTACCCGGTGGGTCATTCAGTGGATTACTTTTCAGTTGTTTCAAGCCAGTTGACGATTTCTCCCGGTCTATAAAAAGTTTGTTGGTCAAATATTTGTAGGCAGTTTCATAATTTTCGAAATCTGTAATCTCAAATCCCAAGACAAATACTAAATGTGAGTATATTGTG
The Theileria parva strain Muguga chromosome 3 map unlocalized ctg_530, whole genome shotgun sequence DNA segment above includes these coding regions:
- the UVH1 gene encoding ERCC4 domain protein, with the protein product MPPLSYEKEILRSFVPTWRESLILYFKHGTLDKRKNHSLSKSVGTSQRVDSDFQNGLAIISSGIDTSRLLFYLLFYIANPLHIYENDSSVIRFNPNQFNSDTTDTNTVTIINSFKHKNGKRGQKRQKIDDYENSANCENTSKKHKNGLISDKSLNYSNSNYTTKFYYQLYNRPGSTTEEDELYNLSVKNSNLVLKSNSLYRKIFSMSESDFPNLTDRMHLFSDVNVQSTVTIYSHLVFVLGFEITDFENYETAYKYLTNKLFIDREKSSTGLKQLKSNPLNDPPGKEYCKVIPANSDQLVLPKLVFIDGSVVSSSRQQLYVNGGYFCINTRVLLNDILTSKILPEIIGGIVVMNAHQITEDCNIAFVIRLLRMRNKVAFVKAISNNVHCFKGHNLTYCLKNVFTKNVNLFPRCHQSIENVLNDTLVQPVTFEVSLPLSEIASEAYNSILKIIWTIVQSMKRLKYEVDMNKIVYTTNKLLIRLLRKQAKSTKVYHHLQNKTQNTQLSSKDFYIDVLLKFRRLLDHLLYTDPITFLEELDNIITENSNWVCTPNGIKLFKKSNERLFKIENDKIELNIEKNLKLEYIVDILRTPITNEQLVQIIKSNFKRYKIYDRVPNKHYNQFYIRNYLDKLKTKRKYLNLSVSRRRLVRIEKTHLMFFNKHFNSGRKLKRNVVIIVENFYLVDYLTKYFKCPDYHLTRLIQYLQSNLYHDSSVNTRENSSFISEYYTNINKKILNKSNIYNLYKILLRQLEQSDVNVEMLKSLNNVNNTNSPQTNNTPNVNKIRHKDKVDNEDNGENEEEELESGYVSESESDNEVFSIINEKPIDVNELMNYIDITVDFDKYIENSVYIVKSYSNINTTKIDKYDRLMTTLLNVNPCIILIYSPNVHVFRTIENYCAHKFARGDLRRKKMNFLQVHVLSYKDCLETHRFAKCLKSEVDAWSSLQNEKKSQVVRLDEGILLNRASLIGQVIVDTREMHCKLPFYLFNLGINVVPNVLEIGDYLITRDICIERKSFMDLQISLNNARLAKQISEMCSAYNNPFLLIEFEDEDLFHLPSTGFTKGGYNYIYIKLVILCCNFPKLRLIWSSSPKHSANIIKYLKANRTEPDLINNDYLIKNFRNRSEKLETRPETTTDNVSDNKTDHSLKVEEIKTENLKPETSVANIDTKTEDLVKAKVEDADATTEVPNSNANSNPNANVNTEDNDENINIPDETEKPGAENTTEVPESNPDDTTESANADDTKADDNVDTPEEAKPDETAETTVENVNPEPNVETKDPEDTVEDNLDNNEDEPSETVEKNEVKETVIGLKRPEFVKNRDALKILRNIPGVTSHNLSLILTRVKSLLHLSELSLKELCNFLPESEARLIHDYFNMPINLI